One Kaistella polysaccharea DNA segment encodes these proteins:
- a CDS encoding SDR family NAD(P)-dependent oxidoreductase, with protein sequence MIVLGSNSEVAQAFVEKLLKSGEKHSKIFLFTSNRETTEKFAKHLEVKYVQQSEIIDLDLLISIDYSSLEHINSNLLFCATGFLGMGTEEGLYDNRNTQNIIDVNYAKLVPVLNYFADKMERKRTGTMIVLSSVAGDRGRQSNFIYGSAKAGLTAYLSGLRNYLFDKKVHVLTIKPGFMATKMTEGFPLNPKLTATPKQAADGIYQAYKNKRNTAYVLPIWGFIMLIIRNIPEFIFKKLKL encoded by the coding sequence ATGATCGTTTTAGGAAGCAATTCAGAAGTTGCACAGGCCTTTGTAGAAAAATTGTTAAAATCGGGTGAAAAACACTCAAAAATATTCCTTTTCACTTCTAACAGAGAGACTACAGAGAAATTTGCAAAACATCTCGAAGTGAAATATGTTCAGCAATCTGAGATTATTGACTTGGATCTGTTGATATCCATTGACTATTCCAGTCTTGAACATATTAATTCAAATTTACTTTTCTGCGCAACTGGCTTTTTAGGAATGGGCACCGAAGAAGGTTTATATGATAATAGAAATACACAAAATATTATTGATGTAAACTACGCGAAATTAGTGCCCGTACTCAACTATTTTGCAGATAAGATGGAGAGAAAGCGGACGGGAACAATGATCGTACTTTCTTCTGTCGCTGGAGATCGAGGACGCCAAAGTAACTTTATCTACGGCAGTGCAAAAGCGGGATTAACAGCTTACTTGAGTGGGTTGAGGAATTATTTGTTTGATAAAAAAGTTCATGTTTTAACTATCAAACCAGGGTTTATGGCTACAAAGATGACGGAAGGATTTCCTCTCAATCCGAAATTAACCGCAACACCTAAACAAGCCGCAGACGGAATTTATCAAGCCTATAAAAACAAAAGAAATACAGCCTATGTTCTGCCTATATGGGGTTTTATTATGCTGATTATTAGAAATATCCCTGAATTTATATTCAAGAAATTAAAGCTTTAA
- a CDS encoding cysteine desulfurase family protein, whose protein sequence is MNKIYLDNAATTPLSEEVIDVMVGVLKTNYGNPSSTHSFGQEAKILLENVRREVATYLHVSPAEIIFTSCGTESNNMIIKSCVNHLGVERIITSPLEHKCVAETVLDMKKRKGVEVVYLRPDTHGDINLDQLTEALQKSDKKTLVTLMHANNEIGNLLDIKKTAEICKANNALFHSDTVQSMAHMEMDFSDINVDFASCSAHKFHGPKGSGFAFVRKSSGLKGIITGGPQERSLRAGTENVCGIVGLGKALELSLNNMEQYSSHIKEIKRYTVDQLTQKIDGVKFNGRSAEMDASLYTVLSVLLPFKDPMIGLKLDMKGIAISQGSACSSGASKPSMVMMMILEEEEMNTTTPLRVSFSHLTTKEEIDSLVQALEEIAETFKIENSDIEHR, encoded by the coding sequence ATGAATAAAATTTATTTGGATAATGCAGCAACAACGCCGCTTTCCGAGGAAGTTATCGATGTTATGGTCGGTGTTTTAAAAACCAATTATGGCAATCCGTCATCCACCCACAGCTTTGGTCAGGAAGCTAAAATTTTACTGGAAAATGTACGCAGAGAAGTAGCAACTTATCTGCATGTTAGTCCAGCAGAAATTATTTTTACTTCATGTGGTACAGAGTCGAATAATATGATCATCAAATCGTGTGTAAATCACTTAGGTGTAGAGCGAATTATAACGTCACCTTTGGAACATAAGTGCGTTGCTGAAACAGTACTCGACATGAAGAAGAGAAAAGGGGTAGAAGTGGTTTATCTTCGTCCAGACACTCACGGCGATATCAATTTGGATCAACTTACAGAGGCGCTTCAGAAATCAGATAAGAAAACTTTGGTTACGTTGATGCACGCTAATAATGAGATTGGCAACTTGCTTGATATTAAGAAAACAGCAGAAATTTGCAAAGCTAATAACGCATTATTCCATTCCGATACTGTACAATCTATGGCACATATGGAAATGGATTTTTCCGACATCAATGTTGATTTTGCGTCATGCAGCGCTCATAAATTTCACGGCCCGAAAGGGAGCGGTTTTGCGTTCGTGAGAAAATCATCTGGTTTAAAAGGAATTATCACAGGCGGACCGCAAGAGAGAAGTCTTCGAGCCGGGACTGAAAATGTTTGTGGAATTGTTGGCCTAGGTAAAGCTTTGGAACTTTCTCTAAATAATATGGAGCAATATTCCAGTCACATTAAAGAAATTAAAAGATACACTGTTGATCAATTGACCCAAAAAATTGATGGGGTGAAATTTAATGGACGAAGTGCAGAAATGGATGCGAGTTTATACACCGTCTTAAGTGTTCTTCTTCCTTTTAAAGATCCTATGATCGGTCTGAAATTGGACATGAAAGGAATTGCAATTTCGCAGGGTAGTGCGTGTTCTTCGGGAGCATCTAAGCCATCAATGGTGATGATGATGATTCTGGAGGAGGAAGAAATGAATACTACAACTCCTTTGCGTGTATCTTTCAGTCATCTTACGACAAAAGAAGAGATTGATTCTTTGGTACAGGCACTTGAAGAGATTGCAGAGACTTTCAAAATAGAAAATTCTGATATCGAACATAGATAA
- a CDS encoding S8 family serine peptidase: MKKILIAAYFMTGFATFAQKAETPVDPMKDKNLMTWYHQDFGSSNVYGVNTQNAYKYLEAKGLKPRPVIVGVLDSGVEVDHPGLIKNMWKNPNEVPNNGKDDDGNGYIDDVYGWNFSGGKNGDVDVDNMEVTRVVKKFQNIFEGPDSTKNKANQAKMPTEFDMYMKSKEIFTKKSVEAKQGYETYKRINEMIPSMVAMLNGQNLTPEVVSTIKPSTPEQAMAISILGQISRDPAIAGKSPAEVQTFLSAQMKEALDYYEPQAMKQYNLDYDPRASIVGDNYDNYAEKNYGNNHFEGPDAKHGTHVAGIIAGLPNGDNVQYGVGYKTAKIMTVRAVPNGDERDKDVANAIRYAVDNGAKILNMSFGKPVSPGKDVVWDAFKYAEDKGVLLVKAAGNENENIADNVYFPTNFKKVTDEKPFVNNMIVVGSSTNDNEFLRSDFSNYNQKMVNVFAPGSKIYSTVPDGKYEYLQGTSMASPVVAGAASILMAYMPNMTPAQVIESLVKTSNKSSVNAMINSNENNRFDLISESGGVIDVRKAAEYAYTHFYKPSPTKIVPAKKRKATARK, encoded by the coding sequence ATGAAAAAAATACTTATTGCCGCATACTTTATGACAGGTTTTGCAACCTTCGCGCAAAAAGCTGAAACTCCTGTAGATCCAATGAAAGATAAAAACTTGATGACGTGGTATCATCAGGATTTTGGTTCTTCTAATGTTTACGGGGTAAATACTCAAAATGCATATAAATATCTTGAAGCTAAAGGTTTAAAACCACGACCTGTAATTGTAGGTGTTTTAGATAGCGGAGTGGAAGTGGATCATCCAGGTTTAATTAAAAATATGTGGAAAAATCCGAATGAAGTTCCCAATAACGGAAAAGACGATGACGGTAATGGATACATTGATGATGTTTACGGCTGGAATTTTAGCGGCGGAAAAAACGGAGATGTTGATGTAGATAACATGGAGGTAACACGTGTTGTTAAAAAGTTTCAGAATATATTCGAAGGTCCTGATTCAACAAAAAACAAAGCAAACCAGGCAAAAATGCCAACAGAGTTTGATATGTATATGAAGTCGAAAGAGATTTTCACTAAAAAAAGCGTAGAGGCAAAACAAGGCTATGAGACTTACAAAAGAATCAACGAAATGATTCCTTCAATGGTTGCAATGTTGAATGGGCAAAATTTAACTCCGGAAGTTGTATCAACCATTAAACCAAGTACACCAGAGCAGGCAATGGCAATTTCAATTTTAGGTCAAATTTCCCGAGATCCTGCAATCGCTGGCAAATCGCCAGCCGAAGTTCAAACTTTTTTATCTGCTCAGATGAAAGAAGCCTTGGACTATTATGAGCCGCAGGCGATGAAACAGTATAATTTAGATTACGATCCTCGCGCTTCAATTGTTGGTGATAATTATGACAATTATGCTGAGAAAAATTATGGAAATAACCATTTTGAAGGTCCTGATGCAAAACATGGGACACACGTTGCCGGTATTATTGCTGGCTTGCCAAATGGTGATAACGTACAGTACGGCGTAGGATACAAAACTGCTAAAATTATGACTGTTCGTGCAGTGCCAAATGGTGATGAGCGTGATAAAGATGTAGCGAATGCAATTCGATATGCGGTTGATAATGGCGCTAAAATTTTGAATATGAGTTTCGGTAAACCAGTCTCACCAGGTAAAGATGTTGTTTGGGATGCATTTAAATATGCAGAAGATAAAGGCGTTCTTCTTGTAAAAGCTGCCGGAAATGAAAATGAAAATATCGCAGATAATGTTTATTTCCCTACCAATTTTAAGAAAGTAACTGATGAAAAACCGTTCGTAAATAATATGATCGTTGTAGGATCTTCTACCAATGATAATGAGTTTTTAAGATCAGATTTTTCCAATTACAATCAGAAAATGGTTAACGTATTTGCGCCAGGTTCAAAAATTTATTCTACTGTTCCAGACGGAAAGTATGAATATTTGCAAGGAACATCGATGGCTTCTCCTGTAGTTGCGGGTGCAGCTTCTATATTAATGGCTTATATGCCAAATATGACTCCCGCGCAGGTTATTGAATCTCTTGTAAAAACAAGTAACAAATCATCTGTAAACGCAATGATTAATTCGAATGAAAATAACAGATTCGATTTAATTTCTGAATCTGGCGGTGTGATCGATGTAAGAAAGGCCGCAGAATATGCATACACACATTTCTATAAACCTTCACCGACGAAAATCGTTCCTGCAAAAAAGAGAAAAGCAACAGCGAGAAAATAA
- the lepB gene encoding signal peptidase I, whose amino-acid sequence MNYFLTYLIYVIILSVLMGISTWKLFKKMGYNPIFAFVPFYNYYLIQKETGHPKWWVALAYLPIVGPIMMTVFHLFLMKHFGKSSFVQKLLTVILPFIYMAFVNYVEKVEVESEDDLYLTTEEKESKKKETFLGSITFAVVFATIIHVFATQPFGIPTGSMERTLMVGDFLFVNKWTYGFRMPMRPLAIPFLQGTIMDTGQKGNPKDDPKSYVEAVKLPYERILQFKKPQKNDIVVFNYPQDSVHTATDRKDPYVKRCVAVAGDVMEMRAGRLFVNGKPEVILGDQLKQHKYIATTGSQLDILALYKTYGFLPVQEVQTQSGFIYDFQGLTDQTAKEIAELPQIIELKEHIWPKDSAAVSYKVNAERDAYTKNIDTTQSIFPINKKWNQDWYGPLRIPKKGDVVILNQETLPEYQWIISEYEHHHLENKNGKIFIDGKETTQYTIEQDYYMMIGDNRDASLDARFFGFVPEENIVGSPMFTWLSVEGLFADNSSSYQPAGKTIRWDRMFKATNTGEANKTSYWWIAALLLIIFFGWDYILKLFKKKDSEN is encoded by the coding sequence ATGAATTACTTTCTTACTTATTTAATTTACGTCATTATCCTGTCAGTTTTGATGGGAATTTCTACGTGGAAACTCTTTAAAAAAATGGGTTATAATCCTATTTTTGCTTTTGTACCTTTTTATAATTATTATCTGATTCAGAAAGAAACTGGTCATCCCAAATGGTGGGTCGCATTGGCTTATCTGCCTATCGTTGGACCAATAATGATGACGGTTTTCCATTTATTCTTAATGAAGCATTTTGGCAAATCAAGTTTTGTGCAAAAACTTCTTACGGTGATTCTGCCATTCATCTATATGGCTTTTGTGAATTATGTAGAGAAAGTTGAGGTTGAGAGTGAAGATGATCTATATCTGACAACCGAAGAAAAAGAATCTAAAAAGAAAGAAACTTTTTTAGGCTCCATTACCTTTGCGGTAGTTTTTGCAACAATTATACATGTTTTTGCCACTCAACCTTTCGGAATCCCGACAGGATCAATGGAAAGGACTTTGATGGTAGGTGATTTCCTTTTTGTAAACAAATGGACATATGGTTTCCGCATGCCCATGCGACCTTTAGCAATACCATTTTTACAGGGAACCATCATGGATACAGGACAGAAAGGCAATCCAAAAGATGATCCTAAATCCTATGTGGAAGCCGTAAAATTACCTTATGAAAGGATTTTGCAGTTTAAAAAACCACAGAAAAATGATATTGTCGTTTTCAACTATCCACAAGATTCTGTGCATACTGCAACAGACCGAAAAGATCCTTACGTAAAAAGATGTGTCGCGGTTGCAGGTGATGTGATGGAGATGCGTGCCGGAAGACTTTTCGTAAACGGAAAGCCAGAGGTTATCTTGGGAGATCAACTAAAACAGCACAAATATATTGCTACGACGGGAAGCCAGCTTGATATTCTAGCCTTGTACAAAACTTATGGGTTCTTACCTGTACAGGAGGTGCAAACGCAATCCGGATTTATTTATGATTTTCAAGGTTTAACAGATCAGACAGCAAAAGAAATTGCTGAATTGCCTCAAATTATAGAATTAAAAGAACATATTTGGCCGAAAGATTCGGCTGCAGTTTCTTATAAAGTTAATGCGGAGCGGGACGCTTACACTAAAAATATAGATACCACTCAATCGATATTTCCCATTAATAAAAAATGGAATCAAGATTGGTATGGTCCGTTGAGGATTCCGAAAAAGGGAGATGTCGTGATTTTAAATCAAGAAACATTGCCAGAATATCAATGGATTATTTCAGAATATGAACATCATCATCTGGAAAATAAGAACGGAAAAATATTTATTGATGGTAAGGAAACGACGCAATATACCATAGAACAGGATTACTACATGATGATTGGTGACAATCGTGATGCTTCTTTGGATGCACGTTTCTTTGGTTTTGTACCAGAAGAGAATATAGTAGGATCACCCATGTTTACGTGGTTAAGTGTTGAAGGTCTTTTTGCCGATAACAGTTCATCTTATCAGCCCGCCGGCAAGACAATTCGCTGGGACCGTATGTTTAAGGCAACCAATACCGGAGAAGCGAACAAAACATCGTACTGGTGGATCGCAGCCTTATTGCTTATTATATTCTTTGGATGGGATTATATTTTAAAACTCTTTAAGAAAAAAGATTCAGAAAACTAA
- a CDS encoding HAD family hydrolase — MKKLYCFDFDGTLTYKDTMFLYLNFYNSTKFKLQFIKHIPLFILLKLKLMDAEKVKKSFISSLLKGERKTRIQEKSQQFFEQYYPKVMRENALEFINNIDRQQTDSLIITASLDIWVKPFADHFEMKLQATQAEFVDDLFTGNFIGKNCNGLEKVNRIKEAISSTKYDKIIAFGDTDGDGPMLKWADEGQFKFFH, encoded by the coding sequence ATGAAAAAATTATACTGTTTTGATTTCGATGGAACATTAACGTACAAAGACACCATGTTTTTGTACTTAAATTTTTATAATTCGACCAAATTCAAATTGCAGTTTATTAAGCATATTCCATTATTTATTTTATTAAAGTTAAAATTAATGGATGCTGAAAAGGTGAAGAAAAGTTTTATTTCATCTCTATTAAAAGGGGAGAGAAAAACCAGGATTCAGGAAAAATCACAGCAATTTTTCGAACAGTATTATCCAAAGGTGATGCGCGAAAATGCCTTGGAATTTATCAACAATATAGATCGGCAGCAGACCGACAGTTTGATCATTACGGCTTCACTTGATATTTGGGTTAAGCCGTTTGCAGATCATTTTGAAATGAAACTTCAGGCGACGCAGGCAGAATTTGTTGATGATCTATTTACAGGTAATTTTATAGGCAAGAATTGCAATGGCCTGGAAAAAGTAAATCGAATAAAAGAAGCGATTTCTTCCACGAAATATGATAAAATTATCGCCTTCGGAGATACCGATGGAGATGGGCCAATGTTGAAATGGGCAGATGAAGGTCAGTTTAAATTTTTTCATTAA
- a CDS encoding WbqC family protein, with product MKILLPIFYLPPISWFSFFVDPENEIIFEQYENFPKQTYRNRTNIYGANGKLSLIIPMNHNGTRLLKDIEVSTREKWQKIHWKSIKTAYQTTPYFEFYEDQLAEIYTLKTKSLLEFNLHAIKVIQKILKIEKKFTLTEEYIREPESLNYRNHFSAKEKIGVDLEEYFQSFSDKYGFLPDLSILDLICNKGPESLTYIKNIKFK from the coding sequence ATGAAAATTTTACTTCCTATATTTTATCTTCCACCTATTTCCTGGTTCAGTTTTTTTGTGGATCCAGAAAATGAAATTATTTTCGAACAGTATGAGAATTTTCCAAAGCAAACCTACCGCAACCGTACAAATATATATGGTGCAAATGGAAAGTTATCATTAATAATTCCGATGAATCATAACGGAACAAGACTTCTAAAAGATATCGAAGTTTCTACACGGGAAAAATGGCAAAAAATACATTGGAAATCCATTAAAACAGCTTACCAGACAACTCCTTACTTTGAATTTTACGAAGACCAACTGGCAGAAATTTATACTCTTAAGACAAAATCTCTTCTAGAATTTAACTTACATGCAATAAAAGTTATCCAAAAGATTCTGAAAATTGAAAAAAAATTTACATTAACGGAAGAATACATACGAGAACCGGAAAGCTTAAATTACAGAAATCACTTTTCCGCAAAAGAAAAAATTGGAGTGGATCTAGAAGAATACTTTCAGTCTTTTTCTGATAAATATGGTTTTCTTCCAGATCTTTCGATTTTGGATTTAATCTGTAACAAAGGTCCTGAATCCTTGACTTATATTAAGAATATCAAATTTAAATAA
- a CDS encoding decaprenyl-phosphate phosphoribosyltransferase produces the protein MNKYLKLLRVEQWVKNLFVFAPLFFSGNITNSELFIKSVFAFITFSLVASSIYIINDYSDIESDRKHPEKKFRPLANGTISKSSARIILIVLLALVTVSVVMMRNLFSQDYWQFTVIIAFYFLMNLAYTFKLKHVAIVDVCIISVGFVLRVLAGGYATGILISQWAILLTFVLALVLALGKRRGELVNAQISGRTRKSLDGYNVQFADIALSISCALAIVCYLMFTLSPEVQQRFHPRVFYTVFFVVFAFLRYLQQTLVYNKTESPTKIIYKDRYIQVTLVLWLAAFLLQIYFK, from the coding sequence ATGAATAAATATTTAAAACTGCTGCGTGTAGAGCAATGGGTGAAAAATCTATTTGTTTTTGCACCCTTGTTTTTTTCGGGTAACATTACCAATTCCGAACTTTTTATTAAAAGTGTTTTTGCTTTTATTACATTCTCGTTGGTAGCGAGCAGCATTTACATCATTAATGATTATTCAGATATTGAATCCGACCGTAAACATCCGGAAAAGAAATTCCGTCCGCTTGCAAATGGAACGATTTCTAAATCTTCTGCCCGGATCATTTTAATAGTATTACTCGCTTTGGTTACCGTTTCGGTAGTGATGATGCGAAACCTATTTTCGCAGGATTACTGGCAATTCACGGTGATTATTGCTTTTTATTTTTTAATGAATCTTGCCTATACTTTTAAACTGAAACACGTTGCAATTGTTGATGTTTGCATTATCTCGGTTGGATTCGTATTGCGTGTATTGGCGGGCGGTTATGCAACGGGTATCTTAATTTCGCAGTGGGCGATTTTACTTACGTTTGTTTTAGCTTTGGTTTTAGCCCTCGGAAAGAGACGGGGAGAACTTGTAAATGCACAAATCTCCGGTAGAACACGAAAATCTTTGGATGGGTATAACGTTCAGTTTGCAGATATTGCCCTTTCCATCAGTTGTGCGTTGGCAATTGTTTGTTATTTAATGTTTACCCTTTCGCCAGAAGTGCAGCAAAGATTTCATCCACGGGTTTTTTATACGGTATTTTTTGTTGTTTTTGCCTTTTTAAGGTATCTTCAGCAAACTTTGGTCTACAATAAAACAGAATCTCCCACCAAAATTATATACAAAGACAGATACATTCAAGTGACATTAGTCCTTTGGCTGGCTGCATTTTTATTACAAATTTATTTTAAATAA
- a CDS encoding FAD-binding oxidoreductase — protein sequence MKPNFKREVSNWGNFPVVEKEIRSEDSLAKIQEFVRTNHEIIARGNGRCYGDASLAENIFSTKRLNKFISFDRLNGIIECESGVLLSDVLEVIIPQGYFLFVTPGTKFITVGGAIASDVHGKNHHMEGCFSEYVLEFSLLNENSEVLICSPTQNSEKFWATIGGMGLSGIILSAKFKLKNIETSYIRQESIKAENLDEIFQLFDESETWTYNVAWIDCLQKGENLGRSILMRGEHAFKHQLPKNLQNNPLNMEKKISPTVPFYFPGFVLNNLAVKLFNFFYFKKQTKKVVKNIVHYETFFYPLDIVNHWNRIYGKKGFIQYQMVLPKSNGKEGMKKILETIAESGNGSFLAVLKLFGKHNEAAYNSFPFEGYTLALDFKINSKLKKLVESLDQIVEQYGGRIYLTKDSMSKPSLVNYLKNVNNSKFVSLQSKRIHNG from the coding sequence ATGAAACCAAATTTTAAGCGAGAAGTATCAAATTGGGGTAATTTTCCGGTAGTGGAGAAAGAAATTCGCAGCGAAGATTCATTAGCAAAAATACAAGAGTTCGTTCGCACCAATCATGAAATTATCGCGCGCGGAAATGGCAGATGTTATGGTGATGCTTCTTTAGCGGAGAATATCTTTTCAACCAAAAGATTAAACAAATTTATAAGTTTTGATCGGCTTAATGGTATTATTGAGTGTGAATCAGGTGTTTTACTTTCCGATGTTTTGGAAGTTATCATTCCACAAGGTTATTTTCTTTTCGTAACGCCCGGAACTAAATTTATTACTGTAGGTGGCGCCATTGCATCAGATGTTCATGGAAAAAACCATCACATGGAAGGCTGTTTTTCTGAATACGTTCTGGAGTTTTCTTTACTCAACGAAAATAGCGAAGTTCTCATTTGTTCTCCCACTCAAAATTCAGAAAAATTTTGGGCGACGATCGGCGGAATGGGACTTTCTGGAATTATTCTTTCAGCGAAATTTAAGTTAAAGAATATTGAAACCTCCTATATTCGACAAGAAAGCATCAAAGCAGAAAATCTAGATGAAATTTTTCAACTTTTTGATGAAAGTGAAACTTGGACGTATAACGTCGCCTGGATAGATTGTTTGCAAAAAGGTGAAAACTTAGGCCGAAGTATATTGATGCGAGGTGAACATGCCTTTAAACATCAATTGCCTAAAAATCTACAGAATAATCCCTTAAATATGGAGAAAAAAATATCGCCGACGGTGCCGTTTTATTTCCCAGGTTTTGTATTGAATAATCTCGCGGTGAAACTTTTTAATTTTTTTTACTTTAAAAAACAGACTAAAAAAGTGGTTAAAAATATTGTTCATTATGAGACTTTCTTTTATCCTTTGGATATCGTAAATCACTGGAACCGTATTTATGGTAAAAAGGGATTTATTCAATATCAAATGGTATTGCCGAAATCTAATGGAAAAGAGGGAATGAAGAAAATTTTAGAAACCATTGCAGAAAGTGGGAACGGCTCTTTCCTCGCGGTTCTGAAACTTTTTGGAAAGCATAATGAAGCGGCTTATAATTCCTTTCCTTTTGAAGGATATACATTAGCGCTTGATTTTAAAATCAATTCAAAATTAAAAAAACTCGTTGAAAGTTTAGATCAAATAGTAGAGCAGTATGGCGGAAGAATTTATTTAACCAAAGATTCGATGAGTAAACCTTCCCTCGTAAATTATCTGAAAAATGTGAATAACTCGAAATTTGTTTCTTTGCAATCGAAAAGAATTCACAATGGCTGA
- a CDS encoding OmpA family protein — translation MNLFNKTNIAALFISTSLMMTSCDTVKNANNQQKGTVIGTAAGAVIGGILGNNIGKGKNAPVGAVLGGIVGGVAGNVIGGKMDKQAKEIKETLPGAEVERVGEGIKVTMKENMVNFGFDSSNLTSSAQMNLDKLAEVLKNNPDTNINIYGYTDSKGSDNYNLSLSDRRAAAVKTYLVSKGLASSRMITMGMGEQEPIASNDTDEGRAQNRRVEFAITANENMINDAKTAD, via the coding sequence ATGAATCTTTTTAACAAAACAAATATTGCAGCGTTATTCATTTCAACATCTTTAATGATGACAAGTTGTGATACTGTAAAAAATGCAAATAATCAACAAAAAGGTACTGTAATCGGTACAGCTGCTGGAGCAGTTATTGGTGGAATCCTAGGTAACAATATCGGTAAAGGTAAAAATGCGCCAGTTGGTGCTGTACTAGGTGGTATTGTTGGTGGTGTTGCTGGTAATGTAATCGGTGGCAAAATGGATAAACAAGCGAAAGAAATTAAAGAAACGCTTCCAGGTGCCGAAGTAGAAAGAGTAGGAGAAGGTATTAAAGTGACAATGAAAGAAAACATGGTTAACTTTGGTTTTGATTCTTCAAATCTTACTTCATCAGCGCAGATGAATCTCGACAAATTAGCTGAGGTTCTTAAAAATAATCCTGATACGAACATTAATATTTACGGATATACTGATAGTAAAGGATCAGATAATTACAATCTTTCTCTATCAGATCGGAGAGCAGCTGCTGTAAAAACTTATTTGGTTTCTAAAGGTTTGGCTTCTTCGCGAATGATTACAATGGGAATGGGTGAGCAAGAACCAATTGCTTCTAATGATACCGATGAAGGTAGAGCACAAAACAGACGGGTAGAGTTTGCAATTACAGCAAATGAAAATATGATTAATGATGCTAAAACAGCAGATTAA
- a CDS encoding lipocalin family protein: MRNLILAGIIGAAMTVSCSTAKTSQSNRAEFMKLKGDWQITSVNYDNNYKVKPFDENADAQCFVGSQWTLIPNNWTGSYTINGGGDCPSVIQPIKFEVVNGSEFKFKKLVEGSKAKAVISGYSLNLINQTADQFSLEQNIPADGQNVRVVYNFERSSMK; the protein is encoded by the coding sequence ATGAGAAATTTAATATTAGCCGGAATAATTGGAGCAGCAATGACTGTTTCATGTTCCACCGCAAAAACATCGCAGTCCAATCGTGCAGAGTTTATGAAGTTAAAGGGAGATTGGCAAATTACAAGTGTTAATTACGACAACAATTACAAAGTAAAACCATTTGATGAAAATGCAGATGCTCAATGTTTTGTAGGAAGTCAGTGGACATTAATTCCAAACAACTGGACGGGATCTTACACGATTAATGGTGGCGGAGATTGCCCAAGTGTAATTCAGCCCATCAAATTTGAAGTGGTAAATGGCAGCGAATTTAAATTTAAAAAGTTAGTAGAAGGTTCTAAAGCAAAAGCTGTAATATCAGGTTATTCTTTAAATCTAATCAATCAAACTGCTGATCAATTCAGCTTGGAACAAAACATTCCTGCAGATGGTCAAAATGTGAGAGTGGTTTATAACTTCGAGAGAAGTTCAATGAAATAA